The Drosophila bipectinata strain 14024-0381.07 chromosome 3L, DbipHiC1v2, whole genome shotgun sequence region ATTCTGGCTCGACCTGGACCTTAAAAAAGGGTTGTGACtttttgtctttatttttcttctcTGTCgtgaagcccttttctttaagggccatttttatttccgcggtgGTAACATCCCCTTGTAGGCTCTTGCTGCATTTTTTCAGATATTTGGAGACGATGTGGATGCTCTCTTCAGTCTTTGTTTCCGCCTTTGTTTCATTGATGTTCCCTttggcttgggtttttttttcccgTGTCTTGCGCTAGTGTCTTCGACCTCCTCCAGTAGAGCAAATCTGTTGCTACAGGTTCTGCCTGGTTCTTCGTCGATCTTCTGGACGctgttaatttttgtattattgtttatttcggattactctgcgggctaagttTGCGCTTAATTTGAATGAAGCGATCCAATCCAGCCTCTGTTGCCGGGGCCGCTTTGCcactttccgaagttgttgtttttgtactcgttgacgtattttgaattttggttgcagaaattttaaatctgcttgttgttggtacGAAATTTATTTTCGCTATTGCAATTATGCACTAGATTTTGTTTTATCACAACTGTCATATAAAGCttggccgtcagccaacgggtacaacagggggacctacaCGCAAGCAATTGTGTGCCGTACACCGCTGGTAATGcaactatactctccacgtgagggcggctggtaacaggtcccggtaaggtcatgtctctgccgaggatgctggctaatggtagtcgggaGGGGAGAAGAtcactcccttccttaaatcaccccaatccatggtggaacagcatatgccgaaggatgcgtttccgagggggggctcggacgctaatatgcgaactctgggggaccggccaacctcccagttttaaccaggcttatcgtgacaagcgggctatgtcatgatgaacgaaccccttcccgcctactcgtgggaccaaaataAGAACATTACGATTCCAAATAAGAACCTaagtggagaacggaactcTCTAAAAATGTCCGGAAAACGGGTCAgtgacccgtcaaactccaaggctctcaaaagccaaggagttgctgagatggagaagcctCCCAAAGAagggcaacatctggaggcggaacgcgccggtgcggaggaggttgccaaggcttcttcttccaaagcggggctagccatgggaccaccgaaGGGAAGGGAAGACCTCAGGGTTAACCTgtaaaccaaccggcggggcccctaaggcgaaccctggtccgggagcgtctcactcgacgcagcgtaaAGGCTCTAATAACGATAGAAGAAaagcagccttcattctgatgagggcgggaccatcggccgaagccaatcCGGACCAGGACGAGAtcattaagtgggcaagggagatcctgcTCGATtttaatccggaaaaggcaggtgtgaggctggatccgaaAAAACGTGCTGGGTCAGACCCTCCCAAGAAGATCGCGCAAAGCGTgaaaaggcagaggtccacggagggagaagcccccaggctaagaagaggaaggcccaaccgcagccgtccaaccgctcgttcgccgaagtgacgaagggctccaaggatgggctcatccccaaggacctgggctcatccccaagtaCTTGACATCACTCTTCACTCTAACTCCCTAGCAGACAAGATTGtaagatggggagtcctagagaaacattctttctcggaccatcgatacatagaattaatggtcaattttgagaactttaatcgacaaacggtacgcaacccgagaaaagcgaactgggagttatacagTCTTAAAAAGTATTATTATTAAGGTGTAAACCAGTCCAAAACCGAGCTTGTcttcttcaccaggaagtacaaaataccaaacttaaggcttccaaaactatctGGAGAAACACTCTCCCTCAGCGGTAGCGTTAAGTGGcaagggattacgctagacaggaaactggactggaagtcaaaacctatggatagagctaacaaggcaacaatagcgctctatacatgccgaaaagccattggccttaaatgggaatgtccccaaaaatagtaaccactgcacgccaacggggcctacaactactgcgtacctgttgatcatcccaccttaaaatacaaggtctcCATTCCATCAAaagaggaatgggccacacaaatcccgggaccagccggttccctccatatttacacagacggttcaaaatttaatggccaggtgggaggcggtttccattgcgaacggctgtgtctaaatgagtccttcagactccgcgaccactgtagtgtgttccaagcagaagtaatagctatcggggaagcacttagatacccagcacttactggcaatcaagaaacaacctgtatcttctcagacagtcaagtggcgctcaaagcccttgacggattcTCAGCCAAAGCCAGGACAGTAAATGACTGtagcagatctcttaacgagatggcagagcagtatgacatccacctcatatgggtgcccggacataggcaccacgagggtaattgcgccgccgacgaactagcaagagcaggtactaccaatcctgtcctcccggagaaggaaccagtagatatccccttagctacgtgtaggctaaaatgcagggatcactttgaccgcgcatcactgaggaaatggagaattctccaaaactgcaggaattCAAGCTTGATATGGCCTATCCGCTTTTGGAAgagatcaatgatgcttatcgcccttaataggcaggactgtagtctggcagTCAAGGCCCTTACGGGAcactggttaataggagcacacgcggctagcggtgccacattatggctactgcaggagctatggggatgtagaagaggaagagatagtcgcacacctcctgtgtcaatgccctgcgctggggcgcagccgactccaattcttgggcgcagcaacACTCACGGACCTCTGCCTATGCGGTATCTGGGGTGGAAAGTGCGGGTCGAAGAAAGCGGTCGTGCCGCGCGGGCGCTCCCGAGTGACGCGGCCAAATACTGCAGAATCTAAAAAAGGATCGGGTAGTGGGTAACCGGACAGCTGGGGACGGACTCACCTACCGAGCGAACCACAACACTCCCTGGATAGGTCAATAGATGGCCTCCGCGAAGATTAGGATGAGCCGCCAACCGCCGAGGTAAGAGGCGCGAAGAGAGCTTTCTCTTCTAGGAACTCTCTTTGCGACACCTTTCTCCTGAGTTGACCGAGCTAAGCAAACGTGGCTGCCCCCACCAGAATTGCGCAGGTCATGGCAGCTGATCGTAACCAGCTGGTGGGCAGTGTTGGGAAACGCCCTAACATTGCCTGCCGGTAGAGGGCGCTAGATCCGGACCAAGGGCACCAGGGCTCCCGGACGTCGCAATGACGCGACTACAGGAGCCCGGTAGAGGGCGCCAGCGACTCAAGGCAAAGCAAAAGGGTAGCATACCTTTCAGGGCTGCTGCCTCAGGTCCTTTGACCAACCTAGAGCGAAAGGGGCTAGAAAACTCTGGCCTGCCATGAGGTGACGAAGGTCATGGAACTGACCAACTGCCAACCCCTCCGCTACGGCGGTTCACCCTTAAAAGGGGCTCTGGCGACCGAGCAGGAGCGGTATAACTCCCATCGCTCCCGCCAGGAGGAAATTCCAGGCGCACCGATGGAAGGCAGTGCTGAAACCCCCCAACCGCAGCATGCATTAGCCATGCTCTATGCACTTTCCTCATGGgccacccccccccccccccacccTATCGAAGAAGGCTAGCGCACAGCTGAGCCGGAGGAAAACCCTCGCAGCGTCTGTCCCACATTGGGCGGCTGCGAGGTCTGCGTCTGTACCAAAGTGGTCGGCAGTTTAGACACCTGGCAGTAGGTATAAAATGCacaaccccccccccccaattTTGGAATGTCGTCGAATAACGAAACTACTCCAGGTTGCAGCCACAGAAGTGGAAATCCACCCGTGGGAGAGACCACGGCTAGGGCAAGGATTCTGGAGGCCCTAAACAACATTCCAACTCAACCTGACAAGGCGGTGTCTCACTTGGCCGCCCTGGAAGGGAACACTACAAGTGCAGAAGAGTTGAAGAGTGCCAAAACGGGAGACCCGTTCAAAAAGAGCAATAAAATGCGGCGCTCGCCGCTATTTGCGTCACAGGCTGGCAGCGCGGCGGGCACCGGCAGCCCAGCTGTAGTAGAGAAGGATACACCAAAGAGGCCACGGGAGATGGTTAGCCCGGACAAGGACCAGAGGGCGGCTCCCCCGAAGAAAAATAAGGCTGGCAGCCCGCCGGCAAGAAACGAAGAATGCCTTACGGAGTTGGGCACGATAGTGAACGAGCTGTTATCGTGGGTCACGGAGAAGAACAAGAGACATATTTCCGCGATGCAAAGGAGCCTGATAACCAGACTGAAGGACATCCACTCCATTCTGGTCGGTAGTGCTCCGGAGGAGCAAGCACAACCGGTCATCATGCCCAAGCCAGTGTGCCCCAGATGCGAGAGAGCCGGCATCGATACCGTGGAGAAGGAGCAGCAGACCCTTCCGACGGAGGTCTGGACCCAGGATCAGGCTGTGCAGACCGGCAGCATCCCGAACAGCACGGGCCCCTGGAGTGCGCACCGAAAAACTACTGCGAGGGACGCGGGAGTCAGAGAAGCAAAGGCCAACACAGCGGCAAGGCTTAAACCAGCAGATGCAAACCCTGCTGCCGGCAAAGGAAGCGGCGCTGAAACAAGCTTGAGAAGGACTGAATGGACGAAGGCCAAGCCTAGAAATCCCGAACGGAGACGAGCCAGACCCGACGCCATAGTGATCCAAGCAGCAGGTCTGTCGTACAGCCAGATCCTAAGCATGGTAACGCGCAGGGAGGACGGGAAGCTGGACGTCCTTGGCCCATGCGTCAAAAAAGTGAGGAAGACAGCCAAGGGAGGGCTGCTTCTGGAATTGGCGAGGAAGAAGGATAACCCCACAGAGGCCCTTAAAGGCTGCATCGAGGAGGTCCTAGGGAGCAAGGCAGAGGTGCGGGCGTACTCGGAGGAGACCAAGGAGTCGCTCGTCGAGCTACGAGGACTGGACGCACTAGCCACTTCGGAGGATATCATCGGGGCAATCGCGCAGCAGGCAGCGGTGAACCAAGGCGCCTTGAAGGTCAAGAAGCTGAGAAGCACCTATGGCGAGACTCAGACCGCTATCGTGGCTTTCCCCGCGAGCCTTGCCAAGGCCATCACTGCTGTGGGCAAGGTGAAGGTTGGGTGGTCAGTATGCCGTATGAAGGAAAAGGAGGTCGTGGCTCGCTGCTACAGGTGCTTTGGGATGGCGCACATCGCAAGCGCTTGCAAGAGCTCGAAGGACAGGAGCGGCTGTTGCTTCCGCTGCGGAGACTCGGACCATAGGGCGGCCACCTGCAAAAAGGACCCTCGGTGCTTCTCGTGTGAAGACAAGGGCCGGAAGGATGTGAGGCATCAGACGGGAAGCAGAAGTTGCCCCATGTCAGCGAAAGGAGGTGGACCTAGGACGACAGGATGCTAGTGCTTCAGCTGAACCTGAACCACTGCAGGGCGGCTCAAGATGTGCTGTCGCAGACTGCGAGGGAGACGAAGACAGACATAGCGCTCCTAAGCGAGCCCCATAGGACTGGCTCAGACAACCGCTGGGCAGTGGACCTATCGGGGAAGGCTGCTATCTGGAGCTGCGGCGCAACCGGCGCGACAATGCACTCAGTGCACAGTGCGGAGGGATTCGTAAGGGCTCGGATAGGTGGGGCATGGCTTTACAGCTTCTACATGGCACCTAGCCTAACCACCAGTGAGTTTGAACGCATGATGGACTGCCTGGGAAAAGATATCAGAGGCCGCTCTGACGTCCTGGTAGCAGGGGACTTCAACGCGTGGGCTCAGGACTGGGGCTGCCCGAGGACGAATGCGAGAGGGAGAGTGGTAAGAGAAACCTTCGCCTCACTCGATCTCGTATTGCTGAACGAAGGAAACCAGCACACCTTCAGCAGAGCCGGAGCAGGATCCATCATTGACCTGACGTTCGCGAGCCCCTCGCTAGCGGCGGGCGCTGACTGGAGGATAAGCGGGAGCTTTACGTCCAGCGACCACGAAGCAATATTGTGCTCAATTGGCAGCCCTCAAGAACGACCGAGGGAACCGAACAGATGGAACCAAGGCTACAGAGTCGGTACGCTCCAGGCTAGGAACTTCACCGAGGCAGCACGTGACATCGGCAACGTCCCGCCAAGCGGAGCCAACGAAATGGCTgacacccttgcagctaagCTTGAGGCAGCGTGCATGGCGAGCATGCAGCGGAGAAGCCGCTACCGCAGAAACCACGCTCCTGTTTACTGGTGGAGCGAGGAGATTGGCTCCATCCGAGCTGAGTGCATGAGAGCAAGGAGGCTTATGCAGCGAGCGAGAGGCAGCGACGCCTTTGAGGAGCGGCACCAAGCCTTCAAGGACAGGCGCAAAGTATTGAAGGTGGCCATCCGAGACAGTAAAAGGAGATGCTTCCTGGAGTTGTGTGACTCGGCGGATGAAAATCCATGGGGCAACGCGTACCGGATAGTGGTGAAGAGGCTGCGCGCAGGAAGTCAGTCCCCCACTGACCCGATCGTACTAAGGTCCATAGTGCAAGCGCTGTTCCCAGCAGGCAACCAAGTCACCCAGCTTCCCACCCCCCCAGCAGACAACGAAATGGCGGAGGAGGTAACGGAAGAGGAAGTCCTGGCCATCGGGAGAGGCCTGGCCCCCAACAAAGCACCCGGCCCGGACTCGGTTCCTAACCGAGCCCTGAAACTGGCTCTGGCACTGCAGCCGGGAAGTTTTGCGGAGCTGTTCAACAGATGCATCCGCGAAGGCACCTTTCCCACCAGGTGGAAGGTGCAGAAGCTCCTGCTGCTACAAAAACCAGGGAAACCAAGGGAGGAGGCGTCGTCCTATAGGCCAATCTGCCTGCTGGACACAACGGGCAAGGTTTTCGAGAGGGTGATCGCTTCGAGGCTCGAAGCCGCAATAGAGGAGGCGGGAGGGCTGTCGCCAAAGCAGTACGGGTTCCGGAAGGGAAGGTCCACAGTGGATGCCATAGCAGCGGTGGTTGGAATTGCTCGAAACGCAATAGCAGGAACTAGGTGGAAGGGTGGCTCCAAGCAATACTGCCTAATAGTCACCCTGGACATCAGGAACGCGTTCAACACGGCGGACAGGAGCAATACCCTGGCAGCCCTAAGGCGGTTCAACGTCCCCAATTCTATAATGAACGTTGTCAGCAGCTACTTCAGCTGCAGGGTCCTACTTGTCGACACGAACATGGGCACGGAGACCTACGGCGTCACGGCAGGTGTGCCCCAAGGATCGGTCCTGGGACCGCTGCTGTGGAACGCCATGTATGACGGGATCCTGAGACTGCAGCTCCCAGCGGGATGCGACGTCGTCGGCTTCGCAGACGACGTAGCGTTGGTAGTTGTGGCCaaacataaggaggaagcggTGAGAGCGGCTAACAAGGCGATTGAATCAATGGAACAGTGGCTCCAAAATGCGGGACTAAGCCTAGCCCCACAAAAGACGGAAGCGGTGCTGGTCAGCAGCCGCAAGGTTCTAGAAACGGCGACGATTCAGGTTGGTGGAATGGCCATAACCTCCCAGCGGGCCATCAAATACCTGGGGGTGATGATCGACGCCCGGCTCTCCTTCCGTGAGCACCTAGAATATATCCAGGGCAAGGCTGCAGCCACTATCAGGGGCCTCACCCGGATCCTCCTCAATACCAGAGGACCAAAGCAGAACAGGAGAAGGCTCCTCGTGAGCGTTGCCTCGGCGCAAATTCTGTACGCGGCTCCCATCTGGGCTGAGGCGATGAATACGCCCAGCTACAGAAGAGGAGTTGACGCAGCGTACAGGCTGGGAGCAATAAGGGTGGCGTCCGGCTTCAGGACAGTCTCCGACGACGCCATCCTGGTCATCGCGGGGATGGTCCCGCTGAAAGAGCGCGCTCGAGAGCTTAAGGAGCTAAAGGAAGCTCACGCTCGTTATGAGGTTGCTGGTGGCGCCCTCGATATATCTACAAGGGAGGAGGCCAAGGAGAGGTCGCTCACAGCCTGGCAGGACTGCTGGGACTCATCGACGAAAGGAAGATGGACGTACACTCTCATCCCCAATCTTAGAAGGTGGGTGTCTCGAAGCCACGGACAGGTCGATTTTTACCTGACGCAGGTATTGAGTGGTCATGGCTGCTTCCGGCAATACCTAAAGCGTTTTGGCCACGCGGAGGAGGACTGGTGCCCGGAGTGCGGGAGATCGGTAGTCGAGGACGCCAAGCACGTTGTCTTCGAGTGCCGCCGGTTTGCACGAGAGCGCCACCGAGTGGAGGCGACGGCGGGCCGCTCACTCCACCCAGGAAACCTTGTGGAGACAATGCTGGAAACCCAGATGCTGTGGGACGCAGTAGCATCCTTCGCTGCAGCGTTAATGCAGAGGCTCAGGagcatcgagcaggagaggcGGTAGGGTGGAGAGTTGGGGCCTGCTGCGGGCGAAGCAATGCCTAACGGTCGTCCCGTCCGTCCTCAAGCCCTTACTGTCCATTACCCACGACCAACcccacccccccccccccccccaactATTGTTGTTGAGACTAATAAAGTATGCGGTATCACAAGCAGCCCCAGCGGCTGAAGTGGATGGAGGTGTCAGTCACTGGcccgcatcgccgcctcaaaCTAACTTAACCTATATAAAGCTTGTATATTGCTTTTAATACCTTTAATACCTTTTACCTTacctatattttttgtttgattacCTGCGATTCttttgcagttttcccggagctcgagCTATGTCCGCTCAGTTTGGTAGTTAATTGGAAATTATTGGAATTGGACCTACTCTTACCGCTCAGTACTTACTCATGAGCTCTGATCTCACGACGCgtggaattttatttaaatgtgtTTATCACTTAACAAACCTTTCGCGagcaacaatttttattttgtttatgtatgtaagttacatggccacttatggcttttataaacaatattttcaatctctgcatttgcctttggctttgtctttggctcaattatccaacccataaatccaggccacttatggctttccacttatgaataaTCTAAACtgtattttcaaactctgcatttgacttcggctttgtctttggctctgaggtccgatctcggttccccataaacaaatcaaaatcaaaagtaaacatcagctttcctccgaagcccaatcaattgcgCCTTTTGAGTTTCAAGTatccaccaaattgcatcgatcagcttaatcgaatttcattGCGCCTTTTGAGTTTCAAGTatccaccaaattgcatcgatcagaaTTTCACAATGAGATgggacagtttcatcttaagcctttAATGTAAACACAACTCATGGCtgaggttctttggataagatttagaattagaagtcagtcctatttcGACGGataccgcgaacggttgacggaaaatatttaagaaaatcgaaagtgtcttgtaataattcagtttaataaataaaggatTACCACGttgtataatttaaaataaatattcggTTTGACGATTTATTAGAGACTTAAAAATGCTGCACGCAGGCAGAACCAGAACTTAAAGAGGAATGATAATTCGTTACTCGTTACTTTAGTGTATAACATAAGAGGAATAAGATATACAGTGGtgcatatacaaatattttcaacactcCTTCTCACCGCGGTATATCTAATTCAAAAGattcttttttagtttaaccCTAGTGAAGTAATACATTTTGTGTGCTTAACTTTACATAGAGCTTTAGTTAGAACATCTGAAATCATATTTTCGGTTGGAACATATTCAATATCAATAACTTTCTTCTTATATAAATCTCTTATGAAATGATACTTGATATCTATATGTTTACTTCTAGCATGAAAACTCGCATTCTTCGCTAAACATTGGGCGCTCTGGTTGTCACTGTAGATCATCATTGTTGGCGCCGTCTCGAAACTCATCTCAGATATCTGCTTCAGCACGTAAGCTGCCTCCTTAGCTGCTGTTGAAAGCGCCACATACTCAGCCTCCGTGCTACTGAGTGCTATGATGCTCTGCTTCTTCGACTCCCACGAAAACGCTGCTCCAGCCAAAAAGAACGCCCAACCACTGAACGATTTGCGGTCAGAACAGTCACCTGCCCAGTCTGCATCCACAAAGCAGTGAACAGGCACACCAGTTCGATCAAAGTGCAGCTTCAAGCTCGAAGTTCCTCTTAGGTAACGGAGGACGCGTTTAGCGGCCACCTCATGTTCCTTATGGGGGTCACTGCACTTCTGAGCCAACTTTGCCACACAATGAACAATGTCCGGCCTCGTAGTCATTTCTAGGTACAGCAGTGATCCAATAAGCGATTGATACTGCTTCTGGTTGGCTCGTGGACAGTCTTCCAAAATACATAGGTTCTGATAACCAACCTCCAAAGGCGTTGCATTCGGCTTACAGTCTTCCATGCCATAATCTCGTAACAGCCCGTCGATATACTGCTTGTGGCCAATTGCCACACTGCCCGTCTCTCCATCCCGCTCGATCTCCATGcctaaaaaatgtttcagctcTCCGCCATCTACTACTTCGAATTCCCGTGCGATTTGAAGTTTTATGTCGACAAGGTCTTCTTTTATGGAACAGGCAATAATTAGATCATCGACATATACAACAATTATGTTAAATTTTTGCCGTTGTTCTTGGTGTAAATGCATGGCTCACTGGGACATTGTACAAAACCAATACGCTGAAGAGTACTGTCCAATTTCTGGTTCCATTCACGCCCACTCTGCTTCAGACCGTATAAAGACTTGTGTCAACACCCTTTTTGGATACGCTGTGTCTACGAACCCTTCCGGTTGCCGCATGTAGACTACATCTTGTAGGTCGCTATTGAGATACGCAGCTGAGACGTCCATTTGATGCATAAACATTTTGTTCTCGACAGCCAGTTTTGTTCTCGGATAGAAGAATACCGAGCCACTGGGGAAAATGTTTCTTTGTAGTTTATGCCGTACTCCTGCCCACAACCTTTTGCAACTAAGCGAGCCTTGAACCGTTCCACGATGCCGTACTGGTCTCCGTTAACCGCAAACACCCATTTGCATCCAATAGTTCTCTCGCCAGGAGGAAGATTTACAAGACTCCATGTATTGGTGGACTGTAGTTGAGAATACTCCTTCTGCATCGCAACCTTCCATTCTTCAGCCTGTATCGAGCTCAAAGCCTCCTTGACTCCACTCGGTACTTGGACGTCGGCAATTCCGCAATAGCGTTAAGCATATTGTACTCCTTACGTGGTCGTCCTGGCCTTCCAGTACAAATTATCTTAGGCCTCGCTGAACTCGTTCGACGCTATCAACCAACTCGTCTTCACCATCTTCGGCTCCCGACTGTCCGTCCCTTGCATGATCTCCGTCATTTTCATCGTGACCCCCATTTATCTCCTCACCAAAAACGCTTCCGTTTTCTGCCAATTCTACTGTCGATATATCctctttttttggtttcaagGAACTTCGTGCTCAAGGAACACCACATCCCTGGCTTCCTTGATAGTTTGCGTATCAGGATTGAAGAGTCTATAGGCAGTTTCTAAATACCCAACCAGGATATGCTCTATTcctttctgagaaaattttcttttcattgtCTTGTCTAGCACAATTGCCTTTGTACCAAACACCTTAAGATGGGATACGCTGGGCTTTTTCCCAAACCATGCTTCGTATGGAGTCATGTCTGGCAATGTAGACGTTTCTGATCGGTTCCTCAAATACATCGCAGTCATTATCGCTTTCCCCCACAGGTACTCGTTCGCATTAGCGTGAACCATCATGCTCCTTGCCATTTCCACTAGCGTCCGATTGGCACGCTCAGCCACGCCGTTTTGCTGTGGAGTATGGGGAACGGTGGGCTGCCTTTTAATCCCATTGTTTACCAGGAAGTTTTCGAATGCTCCATTTATGTACTTTCTCCCATTATCGCTCCGTATAGCTTTAATCTGCTGCCCAGTTTGCTTCTCAGCCAACAACATAAATTCTTTGAACTTCTCAAAAACTTGGTCTTTTGTTTTAAGCATATACACCGATGCATAACGCGTCTTGTCGTCTATGAATGTAGCAAAATAACGCGCTCCACCTTTGGAAACTGTACTCATATTACCGCACACGTCCGTATGGATCAGCCCCAACACTTTGTTCGAACGATTTTCCGCCACTTTTGGAAATTGTTTCACGCATATCTTGCTTTTCGCACAAGTCTCGCAAACAAAGTCATTCGTGCTACCGGTTACTCCGCGTAGACCATACACAAGTTCTTTTCGAATCATGGATTTTAAACTTTCGAAATTGAAATGTCCGAATCTATTGTGTTATTACttgatttgtttttccttttgcagCAAAAgacgttttgtttttattttcgaaaataaacaagTCGCTGTTTGTTCGCTTTTAATACCGTTTCGCCGGTCTTATTATTGACACTAGCactatttttcgaaaaacttatTTCGAACCCGTTATTAGTTGCTCTCGACACCGAAATAAAATAACACCGAAGGTTTTGTACGAACAATACATCAACCAATTCAATAATGTTTTCTTGCC contains the following coding sequences:
- the LOC138926316 gene encoding uncharacterized protein — its product is MKMTEIMQGTDSREPKMVKTIPSGVKEALSSIQAEEWKVAMQKEYSQLQSTNTWSLVNLPPGERTIGCKWVFAVNGDQYGIVERFKARLVAKEDLVDIKLQIAREFEVVDGGELKHFLGMEIERDGETGSVAIGHKQYIDGLLRDYGMEDCKPNATPLEVGYQNLCILEDCPRANQKQYQSLIGSLLYLEMTTRPDIVHCVAKLAQKCSDPHKEHEVAAKRVLRYLRGTSSLKLHFDRTGVPVHCFVDADWAGDCSDRKSFSGWAFFLAGAAFSWESKKQSIIALSSTEAEYVALSTAAKEAAYVLKQISEMSFETAPTMMIYSDNQSAQCLAKNASFHARSKHIDIKCSN